TTTCAAGAACTCCTACAGGACGAGGGCATGGAAATCCCAGATTATGTTGTACAGTTAGAGATTAACCGTATGGTCGATGACATGCGCTATAATGAATTTAAAATACTTCTCGAGAAACTCATAGGTGAACAACCTACTCCGAAAAATATTGTAAAAACATTTGCGCAACAAATTGGGACAACACCAGAAGAAGTACGCTATATGAATCGTGTATTCACAATAGATTTTCTGCTGCGATATTTAACGCAAAGATTCTCGCAGCGCGACATACAACTACAATTACAATTAGATATTACAAAGCCAGAAAAAGCTAAAACAGATGTACAGTTATCGCTGAAGCACTATTCGCAAGATTTAGAAAAAGAACGTCGCGTCAATACGATGCGCGGGATTTTGTATGGTAAAATTCAACCGACCAGTCATAAAGAAGTAGCCCAATGGCTTGCTTTCAGCAATAAGGAACTTGAAGAAGACTTGAGAGAATTGTTTGTACGTATGGGCTATGAAGTCAAAGAGCCAAGCACAAGAGTTCAAGGAACAGATTTCTTACTTAAGCGTTTACAACAAAAGCTTTCGATAAAGAACGCCTTTGTAATGGACGATACTACTGTATCAGCAAAGACAATCCAAGAGGCATTTGCAGGCATGAAGTATTGGGATTGCGAGATTGGAATTGTCGTTTCTAACGGTAAGTTTTCAGATGAGGCAATTGATCTTGCAAGAAAATTAGGTATTGAAATGTGGGATGCCGACACTTTGCAAAGAATGTTAGATAAATACTGGAATAACGATATTGAGTATTGGCAATTGTTAAAGCACAAAAAAATAGATTCTTTAGAAGAAAAAACTAGTGATGCGCCTCAGGTATTGCAGAGTTATAGTCACTAACATATACTATATATAGCAAAAAAAATCGCTGATTAAGCGATTTTTTGTTTATTTAGACTCATAATGAACTTTCAAATACTTTTGATTGAAGGTAACACTAGGGTATAATAGTATAGTATTACATTGATGTTTATGGAGGATATGACATGTATGAATTAAAGATAATTACTCATTTCGACTCGGCACACTCTCTGCGTGGATATAATGGAGATTGTGCGAATCTCCACGGACATACTTGGACGATTGAGGTTTACGTAGAAGGAGATCAGTTGAATGAGATTGGTTTATTAGTAGATTTTAAAGAAGTCAAAAAATACACGAATGAAATTATTAAAAGATTTGATCACCAATGTATTAATCAAATACCTGGGTTTCGGGAAAATGAATT
The window above is part of the Desulfuribacillus stibiiarsenatis genome. Proteins encoded here:
- a CDS encoding restriction endonuclease, translating into MKLQHISLSIFAVVLLSGIILYDIALAVVGLLGIAFSGWGFVYPDRANFLIYRVQSNIAKERLEKEYREYQHLLNKAEGYIIRFADTFDMKFPLEWSIDKKGNVMNAAENELGVDKLIEPFKHFQELLQDEGMEIPDYVVQLEINRMVDDMRYNEFKILLEKLIGEQPTPKNIVKTFAQQIGTTPEEVRYMNRVFTIDFLLRYLTQRFSQRDIQLQLQLDITKPEKAKTDVQLSLKHYSQDLEKERRVNTMRGILYGKIQPTSHKEVAQWLAFSNKELEEDLRELFVRMGYEVKEPSTRVQGTDFLLKRLQQKLSIKNAFVMDDTTVSAKTIQEAFAGMKYWDCEIGIVVSNGKFSDEAIDLARKLGIEMWDADTLQRMLDKYWNNDIEYWQLLKHKKIDSLEEKTSDAPQVLQSYSH
- the queD gene encoding 6-carboxytetrahydropterin synthase QueD, coding for MYELKIITHFDSAHSLRGYNGDCANLHGHTWTIEVYVEGDQLNEIGLLVDFKEVKKYTNEIIKRFDHQCINQIPGFRENELNPTAENLSRYIYEELAKLMSHIDIQLKKISVWESPNACATYFPNGKS